From the Streptomyces pluripotens genome, one window contains:
- the soxR gene encoding redox-sensitive transcriptional activator SoxR yields the protein MPQIPEKVHELTVGQLSARSGAAVSALHFYESKGLIRSRRTSGNQRRYSRDTLRRVAFVRAAQRVGIPLATIRDALAELPEERTPTRRDWTRLSEKWRSELDERISQLNRLRDHLTDCIGCGCLSLENCVLSNPDDVFGERLTGSRLLAEGRA from the coding sequence GTGCCCCAGATTCCAGAGAAGGTCCACGAGCTGACCGTCGGCCAGTTGTCCGCACGCAGTGGCGCGGCCGTCTCCGCCCTGCACTTCTACGAGTCCAAGGGGCTGATCCGTAGTCGCCGCACGTCCGGCAACCAGCGCCGGTACAGCCGTGACACCCTGCGCCGGGTCGCTTTCGTCCGTGCGGCCCAGCGGGTCGGCATCCCGCTGGCCACGATCCGTGACGCGCTGGCCGAACTGCCCGAGGAGCGCACTCCGACCCGCAGGGACTGGACACGGCTGTCGGAGAAGTGGCGCTCCGAGCTGGACGAGCGGATCAGCCAGCTGAACCGGCTGCGTGACCACCTCACCGACTGCATCGGCTGCGGCTGCCTGTCCCTGGAGAACTGCGTCCTGTCCAATCCGGACGACGTCTTCGGTGAACGGCTGACGGGGTCCCGGCTGCTGGCCGAGGGCCGCGCGTAG
- a CDS encoding MaoC family dehydratase: MAEPRTFTSADELKAAVGEQLGHTDWLEVDQKRIDLFADATGDHQWIHVDPEKAATGPFKTTIAHGYLTLSLLPLFGPQLIRVEGVKMGVNYGTNKVRFPSPVPVDSRLRATGKITGVDDVTGGVQVTVAFTVEREGGDKPVCVAESVSRYYL, encoded by the coding sequence ATGGCAGAACCGAGGACGTTCACCTCCGCCGACGAGCTGAAAGCAGCCGTGGGCGAGCAACTGGGCCACACCGACTGGCTGGAGGTCGACCAGAAGCGGATCGATCTGTTCGCCGACGCCACCGGGGACCACCAGTGGATCCACGTGGACCCGGAGAAGGCCGCGACGGGCCCCTTCAAGACCACCATCGCCCACGGCTACCTCACACTGTCCCTGTTGCCGCTCTTCGGCCCGCAGCTCATCCGGGTCGAGGGCGTGAAGATGGGCGTCAACTACGGAACGAACAAGGTCCGCTTCCCCTCCCCCGTACCCGTGGACTCCCGGCTGCGCGCCACCGGGAAGATCACCGGCGTCGACGACGTCACCGGCGGTGTCCAGGTGACGGTCGCCTTCACCGTGGAGCGCGAGGGCGGCGACAAGCCGGTGTGCGTGGCGGAGTCGGTGTCCCGGTACTACCTCTGA
- a CDS encoding TetR/AcrR family transcriptional regulator: protein MSTAEETTGGEAEPWEQVTPDAARRLLVAAVEAFAERGYHATTTRDIAGRAGMSPAALYIHYKTKEELLHRISRIGHDKALDILRTAARRESSAKERLADAVSSFVRWHAGRRTTARVVQYELDALGPEARAEIVALRHQVDAEVRGIIEDGVAAGEFDVIDVKGTTLAVLSLCIDVARWFNVHGPRTPEEVGALYADLVLRMVGAE from the coding sequence ATGAGTACGGCGGAGGAGACGACCGGCGGCGAAGCGGAGCCGTGGGAGCAGGTCACCCCTGACGCGGCCCGGCGGCTGCTCGTCGCCGCCGTGGAGGCCTTCGCCGAGCGCGGTTACCACGCGACGACGACCCGCGACATCGCGGGCCGTGCCGGGATGAGCCCGGCTGCGCTCTACATCCACTACAAGACCAAGGAAGAGCTGCTCCACCGGATCAGCCGGATCGGCCACGACAAGGCCCTCGACATCCTGCGCACCGCGGCCCGCCGTGAGAGCAGCGCCAAGGAGCGGCTGGCCGACGCCGTCAGCTCCTTCGTCCGCTGGCACGCCGGGCGGCGCACCACCGCGCGGGTCGTCCAGTACGAACTCGACGCCCTCGGCCCCGAGGCCCGTGCCGAGATCGTCGCGCTGCGCCACCAGGTCGACGCCGAGGTGCGCGGGATCATCGAGGACGGGGTGGCCGCGGGCGAGTTCGACGTCATCGACGTCAAGGGCACCACGCTCGCCGTGCTGTCGCTGTGCATCGATGTGGCCCGCTGGTTCAACGTGCACGGCCCGCGCACTCCCGAGGAGGTCGGCGCGCTCTACGCCGACCTGGTGCTGCGGATGGTCGGGGCGGAGTAG
- a CDS encoding YiaA/YiaB family inner membrane protein — protein sequence MSDTPVKQQSTVAFYGQAVASFAVSLAATAIGVFRLDADAWVRAFLAIAVLYLVTSAFTLAKVIRDRQEAGQIVSRVDQARLEKLLAAHDPFEKLS from the coding sequence ATGAGTGACACACCGGTCAAACAGCAGAGCACGGTCGCCTTCTACGGCCAGGCCGTCGCCTCCTTCGCGGTCTCCCTGGCGGCCACCGCCATCGGCGTCTTCCGGCTCGACGCCGACGCCTGGGTGCGGGCCTTCCTGGCGATCGCCGTCCTCTACCTCGTCACCTCCGCCTTCACCCTGGCCAAGGTGATCCGTGACCGCCAGGAGGCCGGGCAGATCGTCAGCCGCGTCGACCAGGCGCGCCTGGAAAAGCTGCTCGCCGCGCACGACCCGTTCGAGAAACTGTCGTGA
- a CDS encoding acyl-CoA dehydrogenase family protein: MNLGLSEEQAAVRQLARDFVVREIAPHAVTWDRQEEVDRGIVKKLGEVGFLGLTIDEEYGGSGGDHLTYCLVTEELGRGDSSVRGIVSVSLGLVAKTIAVWGSEEHKRRWLPGLTAGEYVGCFGLTEPGTGSDAGSLTTRAVRDGDDYVVNGTKMFITNGTWADVVLLFARSTDAPGHKGVTAFLVPADTPGLTRRTVHGKLGLRGQATAELVLEDVRIPASAMLGEEGKGFSAAMSALAKGRMSVAAGCVGIAQAALDAAVQYAGEREQFGGPIARHQLVQELISDIAVDVDAARLLTWRVADLVDRGEAFAVESSKAKLFASEAAVRAANNALQVFGGYGYIDEYPVGKLLRDARVMTLYEGTSQIQKLLIGRSLTGVSAF, translated from the coding sequence GTGAACCTGGGGCTCAGCGAGGAACAGGCGGCCGTGCGGCAACTCGCCCGGGACTTCGTGGTGCGCGAGATCGCACCGCACGCGGTCACCTGGGACCGCCAGGAGGAGGTCGACCGGGGGATCGTGAAGAAGCTCGGTGAGGTCGGTTTCCTCGGTTTGACCATCGACGAGGAGTACGGCGGCTCCGGCGGCGACCACCTCACCTACTGCCTGGTGACGGAGGAGCTGGGGCGTGGGGACTCCTCCGTCCGCGGGATCGTCTCCGTCTCCCTCGGGCTCGTCGCCAAGACGATCGCCGTCTGGGGGAGTGAGGAGCACAAGCGGCGCTGGTTGCCGGGGCTGACCGCCGGAGAGTACGTCGGCTGCTTCGGCCTGACCGAGCCCGGCACCGGATCCGATGCGGGCAGTCTCACCACCCGTGCCGTCCGCGACGGTGACGACTACGTGGTCAACGGCACCAAGATGTTCATCACCAACGGCACCTGGGCGGACGTCGTCCTGCTCTTCGCTCGCTCCACGGACGCCCCCGGCCACAAGGGCGTGACCGCCTTCCTCGTCCCCGCCGACACGCCTGGCCTGACCCGCCGCACCGTCCACGGCAAGTTGGGCCTGCGCGGCCAGGCCACCGCCGAACTCGTCCTGGAGGACGTGCGGATACCCGCCTCGGCGATGCTGGGCGAGGAGGGCAAGGGTTTCTCCGCGGCCATGTCCGCGCTCGCCAAGGGGCGCATGTCGGTGGCCGCGGGATGCGTCGGCATCGCCCAGGCCGCACTGGACGCGGCCGTGCAGTATGCCGGTGAGCGGGAGCAGTTCGGCGGGCCCATCGCCCGCCACCAGTTGGTACAGGAGCTGATCAGCGACATCGCGGTCGACGTCGACGCGGCCCGGCTGCTGACCTGGCGGGTGGCCGATCTCGTCGACCGCGGGGAGGCGTTCGCCGTCGAGTCCTCCAAGGCCAAGTTGTTCGCCTCCGAGGCGGCGGTCCGTGCCGCCAACAACGCCCTCCAGGTCTTCGGGGGGTACGGCTACATCGACGAGTATCCGGTCGGCAAACTCCTGCGCGACGCCCGTGTGATGACCCTGTACGAGGGCACCAGCCAGATCCAGAAGCTACTCATCGGGCGTTCTCTGACCGGGGTCTCGGCGTTCTGA
- a CDS encoding TetR/AcrR family transcriptional regulator, with protein MARPRKPLLSTDRIVETARGLVDREGLAAVSTRRLAAELGVSGPSLYNHFRTKDEILEAVADSVSALVDLSMFEDGREWRTALHDWAVSYRAALRDHPNIVPVLARGPGRRPAALRLADAVYGAMVEAGWPPAQATSIGALMRYFIMGSALGSFARGFVDDASAYDPADYPHLGQAHLLAEQQEKIDERAFATGLTALLDGLAQQYEQVRQSA; from the coding sequence ATGGCCAGACCGCGCAAGCCCCTCCTCAGCACCGACCGGATCGTCGAAACGGCCCGTGGCCTGGTGGACCGGGAGGGCCTCGCGGCCGTCTCCACCCGCCGACTCGCCGCTGAACTGGGGGTGAGCGGACCTTCGCTGTACAACCACTTCCGCACCAAGGACGAGATCCTGGAGGCGGTCGCCGACTCCGTGAGCGCGCTGGTGGACCTGTCGATGTTCGAGGACGGCCGGGAATGGCGGACCGCGCTGCACGACTGGGCCGTCTCCTACCGGGCCGCCCTGCGGGACCATCCGAACATCGTCCCGGTACTCGCCCGCGGCCCGGGCCGCCGTCCCGCCGCCCTGCGCCTGGCCGACGCGGTCTACGGCGCGATGGTCGAGGCAGGCTGGCCACCTGCGCAGGCGACCTCCATCGGCGCGCTGATGCGGTACTTCATCATGGGCTCCGCGCTCGGTTCGTTCGCCCGCGGCTTCGTGGACGACGCCAGCGCCTACGACCCCGCCGACTACCCCCACCTCGGCCAGGCCCACCTGCTCGCCGAGCAACAAGAGAAGATCGACGAACGGGCCTTCGCGACGGGACTGACGGCACTGCTGGACGGACTGGCCCAGCAGTATGAGCAGGTACGACAGAGCGCATAG
- a CDS encoding ArsR/SmtB family transcription factor has translation MTTKDSRAAGLASFAALVADDTRAACLLALLDGRAWTAGELARHAGVAASTLSEHLSRLVAGGLLTEERQGRHRYVRLADARAAQLVEGLAAQLPPTALPHQPRTLRESSAGSAMVRGRTCYDHLAGRLGTAITDALTERGFLRQDTGFALTDSGLDWFGSAGIVLDRTGRRPLARACLDWTERRPHLAGAAGAALCRHALEAGWCVRIGTERAVRVTPAGELALSSMLGVPSGALH, from the coding sequence ATGACCACCAAGGACTCCCGGGCGGCCGGCCTCGCCTCGTTCGCCGCGCTGGTCGCCGACGACACACGGGCCGCGTGCCTGCTGGCGCTGCTGGACGGGCGGGCCTGGACCGCCGGTGAGCTGGCCCGGCACGCCGGGGTCGCCGCGTCCACGCTCAGCGAGCACCTGAGCAGGCTCGTCGCGGGCGGACTACTGACGGAGGAACGCCAGGGACGGCACCGGTACGTCCGGCTGGCCGACGCCCGCGCGGCACAGCTCGTGGAGGGTCTCGCGGCGCAGTTGCCCCCGACAGCACTGCCGCACCAGCCGCGCACGCTACGGGAGTCGAGCGCCGGATCGGCCATGGTCCGCGGGCGTACCTGCTACGACCACCTGGCCGGACGGCTCGGCACCGCGATCACGGACGCGCTGACCGAGCGGGGGTTCCTGCGGCAGGACACCGGATTCGCCCTGACGGACTCGGGACTGGACTGGTTCGGCTCAGCGGGAATCGTCCTTGACCGCACGGGTCGCCGCCCGCTCGCCCGTGCCTGTCTCGACTGGACCGAGCGGCGTCCCCATCTCGCCGGGGCCGCCGGGGCCGCGCTGTGTCGGCATGCGCTGGAGGCGGGCTGGTGCGTGCGGATCGGAACCGAGCGGGCGGTGAGGGTGACGCCGGCCGGCGAGCTGGCACTGTCCTCGATGCTCGGCGTCCCATCCGGTGCCCTGCACTGA
- a CDS encoding DMT family transporter, protein MNTTLGRPRLPATAAAVVTVVLWASAFVAIRSAGRAYSPGALALGRLASGALTLVVIWAVRREGLPPRAAWRGILQSGLLWFGLYMAILNWGERQVDAGTAALVVNVGPLLIALLGARLLGDSTPPRLLAGMTVSFAGAVIVGLSMSDGGRSSVLGVVLCLLAALAYACGVVAQKPALARASALQVTTFGCLTGAVACLPFAGQLAEESVRAPVPATLDMVYLGVFPTALAFTTWAYALARTTASRMGATTYAVPALVVLMSWLALGEVPGVLTLVGGVLCLAGVAVSRSQRRAGRPVRVATGRPRPE, encoded by the coding sequence ATGAACACCACTCTTGGCCGTCCCCGTCTGCCCGCCACCGCAGCGGCCGTCGTCACGGTCGTGCTGTGGGCCTCCGCCTTCGTGGCGATCCGGAGCGCGGGACGGGCGTACTCGCCCGGAGCGCTGGCACTCGGCCGTCTGGCGTCGGGCGCCCTCACCCTGGTGGTCATCTGGGCCGTCCGCCGGGAAGGGCTGCCGCCCCGGGCCGCCTGGCGCGGCATACTGCAGTCCGGGCTGCTGTGGTTCGGGCTCTACATGGCCATCCTGAACTGGGGCGAGCGGCAGGTGGACGCGGGGACCGCGGCGCTGGTCGTGAACGTCGGTCCGCTGCTGATCGCCCTGCTGGGCGCCCGGTTGCTCGGTGACTCGACACCGCCGAGGCTACTGGCTGGGATGACGGTGTCCTTCGCGGGCGCGGTGATCGTGGGGCTGTCGATGTCGGACGGGGGCCGGTCCTCGGTGCTCGGTGTGGTGCTGTGTCTGCTGGCAGCCCTCGCCTACGCCTGCGGGGTGGTGGCGCAGAAGCCCGCCCTGGCACGGGCCAGTGCCCTGCAGGTGACGACGTTCGGATGCCTGACCGGCGCCGTGGCCTGTCTGCCGTTCGCCGGACAACTCGCCGAAGAGAGCGTGCGCGCCCCCGTGCCGGCGACCCTCGACATGGTGTACCTCGGCGTGTTCCCGACCGCCCTGGCATTCACCACCTGGGCCTATGCGCTCGCCCGGACCACCGCGAGCCGGATGGGCGCCACGACCTACGCCGTGCCTGCCCTGGTGGTGCTGATGTCGTGGCTGGCGCTCGGCGAGGTTCCGGGGGTGCTCACGCTCGTGGGCGGGGTGTTGTGTCTGGCGGGCGTGGCGGTGTCGCGGTCCCAAAGGCGCGCCGGTCGGCCCGTCCGGGTCGCGACGGGCCGACCACGGCCCGAATAG
- a CDS encoding Zn-dependent alcohol dehydrogenase, producing the protein MAVRAAVLPAVGAPLEITGIELPDPGPGQVRIRLAAAGVCHSDLSLSNGTMRVPVPAVLGHEGAGTVVAVGEGVTHVSPGTPVVLNWAPSCGTCHTCVLGEVWLCANALNGAADVYARTTDGVDLHPGLNVAAFAEETVVAASCVLPLPDGVPLADAALLGCAVLTGYGAVHHSAKVRPGETVAVFGVGGVGLAALQAARIAGASRVIAVDVSPGKEELARAAGATDYLLATENTPREIRALTGQQGVDVSVECVGRAVSIRASWDSTRRGGRTTVVGIGGKDQQVTFNALEIFHWGRTLSGCVYGNTDPARDLPVLAAHVREGRLDLSALVTERIALEGIPAAFENMLAGKGGRALVVF; encoded by the coding sequence ATGGCCGTACGAGCCGCTGTCCTGCCCGCCGTCGGTGCGCCTTTGGAGATCACCGGCATCGAGCTGCCCGATCCGGGCCCCGGACAGGTCCGGATCCGGCTCGCCGCCGCCGGCGTCTGCCATTCCGACCTGTCCCTGTCCAACGGAACCATGCGAGTGCCGGTGCCGGCCGTCCTCGGTCACGAGGGTGCCGGTACGGTCGTCGCCGTAGGGGAGGGCGTCACCCATGTCTCCCCCGGTACCCCCGTCGTACTCAACTGGGCCCCTTCCTGCGGTACCTGCCACACGTGCGTGCTCGGCGAGGTCTGGTTGTGCGCCAACGCCCTGAACGGTGCAGCCGACGTCTACGCCCGCACCACCGATGGCGTCGACCTCCATCCCGGTCTGAACGTCGCCGCGTTCGCCGAGGAGACCGTCGTCGCCGCGTCCTGTGTGCTGCCCCTGCCCGATGGTGTCCCGCTCGCTGACGCCGCCCTCCTCGGTTGTGCGGTCCTCACCGGCTACGGGGCTGTCCACCACTCGGCGAAGGTCAGGCCCGGCGAAACGGTTGCCGTGTTCGGTGTCGGCGGAGTCGGCCTCGCCGCACTCCAGGCGGCCCGCATCGCGGGCGCCTCCCGCGTCATCGCCGTCGACGTCTCGCCCGGCAAGGAGGAGCTGGCCCGCGCGGCCGGCGCCACCGACTACCTCCTCGCCACCGAGAACACTCCGCGTGAGATCCGCGCCCTCACCGGCCAACAGGGCGTCGACGTGTCCGTGGAGTGTGTGGGCCGCGCCGTCTCCATCCGGGCTTCCTGGGACTCCACCCGCCGGGGCGGTCGCACGACCGTCGTCGGCATCGGTGGAAAGGACCAGCAGGTCACCTTCAACGCCCTGGAGATCTTCCACTGGGGCCGCACCCTGTCCGGCTGCGTGTACGGCAACACCGACCCCGCCCGCGACCTGCCGGTACTCGCCGCACATGTGCGCGAGGGCCGGCTGGACCTCTCCGCGCTGGTCACCGAGCGGATCGCCCTAGAGGGCATCCCGGCCGCCTTCGAGAACATGCTCGCGGGCAAGGGCGGCCGTGCGCTGGTCGTGTTCTGA
- a CDS encoding aldehyde dehydrogenase family protein yields the protein MKAHDGLYIDGAWRPAEGRDEIEVVNPADEQIVARVPAGGALDVDTAVRAARSALAAWAATAPAERAACLTALRDVLVARKDEIAETVTTELGSPLAFSQAVHVAVPIAVAGSYAELAATHSFQERVGNSTVLHEPIGVVGAITPWNYPLHQIVAKVAPALAAGCTVVLKPAENTPLTAQLFAEAVYEAGVPAGVFNLVTGFGPVAGQALAEHPGVDLVSFTGSTAVGKQIGAVAGGAVKKVALELGGKSANVILPSADLAQAVNVGVANVMSNSGQTCSAWTRMLVHRDQYDEAVELAAGAAAKYGERIGPVVSAKQQARVRGYIEKGIAEGARLVAGGPQPPRPRGYFVSPTVFADVTPGMTIAQEEIFGPVLSLLRYQDEEEALRIANGTVYGLAGAVWAGEEAEAVAFARRMDTGQVDINGGRFNPLAPFGGYKQSGVGRELGAHGLAEYLQTKSLQF from the coding sequence ATGAAGGCACACGACGGCCTGTACATCGACGGCGCCTGGCGGCCGGCCGAGGGCAGGGACGAGATCGAGGTCGTGAATCCGGCCGACGAGCAGATCGTCGCCCGGGTCCCTGCGGGCGGCGCCCTGGACGTCGACACCGCCGTCCGTGCGGCCCGCTCCGCCCTCGCCGCCTGGGCCGCCACCGCGCCGGCCGAGCGTGCCGCGTGCCTCACCGCGCTCCGGGACGTCCTCGTGGCCCGCAAGGACGAGATCGCGGAGACGGTCACCACCGAACTCGGTTCGCCCCTTGCGTTCTCACAAGCCGTGCACGTGGCCGTGCCGATCGCGGTGGCGGGTTCCTACGCCGAGCTGGCCGCAACCCATTCCTTTCAGGAGAGGGTCGGCAACTCCACCGTGCTGCACGAGCCGATCGGCGTGGTCGGGGCGATCACCCCTTGGAACTACCCCCTCCACCAGATCGTCGCCAAGGTTGCTCCGGCTCTCGCCGCGGGCTGCACGGTCGTCCTCAAGCCCGCCGAGAACACCCCGCTCACCGCCCAGTTGTTCGCCGAGGCGGTGTACGAGGCGGGTGTACCGGCCGGCGTGTTCAACCTGGTCACTGGTTTCGGTCCGGTCGCCGGGCAGGCCCTGGCCGAGCATCCCGGCGTGGACCTCGTCTCCTTCACCGGCTCCACGGCAGTGGGCAAGCAGATCGGCGCGGTGGCCGGCGGGGCGGTCAAGAAGGTGGCCCTGGAACTGGGCGGGAAGTCCGCGAACGTCATCCTGCCCAGCGCCGACCTCGCCCAGGCGGTCAACGTCGGCGTGGCCAACGTGATGTCCAACTCCGGCCAGACGTGCAGCGCCTGGACCCGCATGCTGGTCCACCGGGACCAGTACGACGAGGCCGTGGAGCTGGCTGCGGGTGCCGCCGCCAAATACGGTGAGCGCATCGGCCCGGTGGTCAGCGCCAAACAGCAGGCCCGGGTGCGTGGCTACATCGAGAAGGGCATCGCCGAGGGTGCCCGGCTGGTCGCCGGCGGCCCCCAGCCGCCGCGGCCGAGGGGCTACTTCGTCAGCCCCACCGTCTTCGCCGATGTCACCCCTGGCATGACCATCGCCCAGGAGGAGATCTTCGGCCCGGTCCTCTCCCTCCTCCGCTACCAGGACGAGGAGGAGGCCCTGCGCATCGCCAACGGCACGGTGTACGGCCTGGCCGGCGCTGTGTGGGCCGGGGAAGAAGCGGAGGCGGTGGCCTTTGCCCGCCGCATGGACACCGGTCAGGTGGACATCAACGGGGGGCGGTTCAACCCGCTCGCCCCCTTCGGCGGTTACAAGCAGTCCGGAGTCGGCCGGGAACTCGGCGCGCACGGGCTCGCCGAGTACCTGCAGACCAAGTCCCTCCAGTTCTGA
- a CDS encoding molybdopterin-dependent oxidoreductase translates to MSRTALRICPLCEATCGLTLTIEGPRVTGARGDGEDVFSKGFICPKGASFGAVDSDPDRLRTPLVRENGTLREATWEEAFDAVAAGLRPVAQRHGPNSVGVVLGNPNVHTVAGALYPPVLLGTLGTRSLFTASTVDQMPKHVSSGLLFGDANAIPVPDLDHTAHLLLIGANPLESNGSLCTAPDFPGKLKALKARGGRLIVVDPRRTRTARLSDRHLAIRPGTDALLLAAMVTTLFEEDLADPQALAPYVQGVAELRAATEDFTPEAVAAACDVDAGVIRTLARELAAAPTAAVYARIGSCTVPHGTLASWLVDVLNILTGNLDRPGGALFPRAATDKTPRPAGPGRGFALGRWHSRVRQHPEAKGELPLSALAEEIDTATEEGEPVRALIVVAANPVLSAPDGNRLDKALDSLEFMVSVDPYLNETSRHAHVVLPPPPPSQSPHHDFAFNALAVRNQVRYTRPAVPLEPGRMAESEILARLVLAAGGMHGTDPTAVDAMVIEQTLGKAVRDEHSPVHGRDPRRLADQLTGDNGPERRLDMMLRLGPYGDGFGMHAEGLTLAKLLAHPHGIDLGPLRPRLPQPLRTRSGKIELLPEPIAGDLPRLRRALHERPEGLVLVGRRHLRSNNSWMHNVPALTGGSNRCTLHIHPEDAARLGVRNGTEVCVKGAGGEVVAPAEVTDGVRPGVVSLPHGWGHNRPGTRLGHASATPGVNVNQLLDGSLLDPLSGNAVLNGVPVEVTAHPTG, encoded by the coding sequence GTGTCCCGCACCGCCCTGCGAATCTGCCCCCTGTGCGAGGCCACCTGCGGGCTGACCCTCACCATCGAGGGCCCCCGGGTCACCGGTGCCCGAGGTGACGGCGAGGACGTCTTCAGCAAGGGGTTCATCTGTCCCAAGGGGGCCTCCTTCGGCGCCGTGGACAGTGACCCCGACCGGCTGCGCACCCCGCTCGTCCGGGAGAACGGCACCCTGCGCGAGGCCACTTGGGAGGAGGCCTTCGACGCCGTCGCCGCCGGCCTGCGCCCGGTCGCACAGCGGCATGGCCCGAACTCCGTCGGCGTGGTCCTCGGCAACCCCAACGTGCACACCGTGGCCGGTGCCCTGTACCCGCCGGTCCTGCTGGGCACCCTGGGTACCCGCAGCCTGTTCACCGCCTCCACGGTCGACCAGATGCCCAAGCACGTCTCCAGCGGGCTCCTGTTCGGCGACGCGAACGCCATCCCGGTGCCGGACCTCGACCACACCGCCCATCTGCTCCTGATCGGTGCCAACCCTCTGGAGTCCAACGGAAGTCTGTGCACCGCCCCGGACTTCCCCGGCAAGCTGAAGGCGCTCAAGGCCCGCGGCGGACGGCTCATCGTCGTGGACCCCCGCCGGACCCGCACGGCGCGGCTCTCCGACCGGCACCTCGCGATCCGGCCCGGCACCGATGCCCTGCTGCTGGCGGCGATGGTGACCACGCTGTTCGAGGAGGACCTGGCCGATCCCCAGGCCCTGGCCCCGTACGTCCAGGGCGTTGCGGAACTGCGGGCCGCGACCGAGGACTTCACCCCGGAAGCCGTGGCCGCGGCCTGCGATGTCGACGCCGGTGTCATCCGTACCCTGGCCCGCGAACTCGCCGCCGCGCCCACCGCCGCCGTCTACGCCCGCATCGGCAGCTGCACCGTTCCGCACGGCACCTTGGCCAGCTGGCTGGTCGACGTCCTCAACATCCTCACCGGCAACCTCGACCGGCCCGGCGGCGCCCTCTTCCCCCGAGCCGCCACCGACAAGACGCCCCGGCCGGCCGGACCCGGCCGCGGCTTCGCGCTCGGCCGCTGGCACTCCCGGGTCCGGCAGCACCCGGAGGCCAAGGGCGAGCTTCCTTTGTCGGCGCTTGCCGAGGAGATCGACACCGCGACCGAGGAGGGCGAACCGGTGCGCGCGCTGATCGTCGTCGCGGCGAACCCGGTGCTGTCCGCACCCGATGGCAACCGCCTCGACAAGGCCCTTGACTCCCTGGAGTTCATGGTCAGCGTCGATCCGTACCTCAATGAGACCTCGCGTCACGCCCACGTCGTCCTCCCCCCGCCCCCGCCTTCCCAGAGCCCGCACCACGACTTCGCCTTCAACGCCCTGGCCGTACGCAACCAGGTCCGCTACACCCGCCCTGCCGTTCCGTTGGAGCCCGGGCGCATGGCCGAGAGCGAGATACTCGCCCGGCTGGTCCTGGCCGCCGGTGGCATGCACGGCACCGACCCGACGGCGGTGGACGCGATGGTCATCGAGCAGACTCTGGGCAAGGCCGTCCGGGATGAGCACTCACCGGTGCACGGCCGTGACCCCCGGCGTCTCGCCGACCAGCTCACCGGAGACAACGGCCCCGAGCGGCGGCTCGACATGATGCTGCGCCTCGGTCCCTACGGCGACGGCTTCGGCATGCATGCCGAGGGGCTGACCCTGGCCAAACTGCTCGCCCACCCGCACGGCATCGACCTCGGCCCGCTCCGCCCCCGCCTGCCGCAGCCGCTCCGGACACGAAGCGGCAAGATCGAGCTGCTGCCCGAGCCGATCGCCGGCGACCTGCCCAGGCTCCGCCGGGCCTTGCACGAGAGGCCCGAGGGGCTCGTCCTCGTCGGCCGCCGTCATCTGCGCTCCAACAACAGCTGGATGCACAATGTGCCCGCCCTCACCGGCGGCAGCAACCGCTGCACCCTGCACATCCACCCCGAGGACGCGGCCCGTCTCGGTGTGCGGAACGGGACTGAGGTGTGTGTCAAGGGTGCCGGGGGAGAGGTGGTGGCTCCCGCCGAGGTCACCGACGGGGTCCGTCCCGGAGTGGTGAGCCTGCCGCACGGCTGGGGCCACAACCGCCCCGGCACCCGGCTGGGCCACGCCTCGGCCACACCCGGCGTCAACGTCAACCAGCTCCTCGACGGCAGCCTGCTCGACCCCCTGTCGGGCAACGCGGTCCTCAACGGCGTACCCGTCGAGGTGACCGCACACCCGACCGGCTGA